In one Ictalurus furcatus strain D&B chromosome 28, Billie_1.0, whole genome shotgun sequence genomic region, the following are encoded:
- the zmp:0000001168 gene encoding signal-induced proliferation-associated 1-like protein 2 isoform X1: protein MQSDDLFIRKFRRQSPRPTPVFEPKRVEVAEWPPRREGEGAEGESVTTPSRAGLNQRAVARGHIMQRSNSDVTLGDLDSAAKAGAKAARSASEKAGQVGQGESNIVLHREYGSLSSLEKQSRPPEPCSEEQTILSPNALRFKDPFLLLGLQETPPEPDGFFRSLECPKPAKPPKPDALNKKSKPSPLQVTPIPCDQTLGGAWVRNFAHYDVQSILFDLCEAATSRDSVGRKKNITSGASAASQLRPLAQPPPASPSQSLGSGTVGTTSTEEPEPCLLDEGDGNDNDLLLSCPHFRNEMGGEERAGLGRTQCCSGRWRSLQSPNDAVSVLEEPRESHVQQQGKSNYFIEHADLGARYYHKYFYMKDHQNFFGMDERLGPVAISFRREEKEGSSGAQYTYRIIFRTTELKTLRGSILEESVPSAARHTTPRGLSPKRLLEFILPDLNLHCLRLASTSPKVRDTLLKLDEQGLNFQRKVGVMYCRAEQSTEEDMYNNESAGPAFDEFLDLLGERVRLKGWEKYRAQLDNKTDSTGTHSLYTRYQDYEIMFHVSTMLPYTANNTQQLLRKRHIGNDIVTIVFQEPGAMPFTPKTIRSHFQHVFIIVQVHEPCTENTYYRVAVTRSKDIPLFGPLFPKFARFPRSQAFRDFLLAKAINAENAAEKSEKFRSMATRTRQEYLKDLAENYVTTTPIDSSTKFPLLSLGGKRKDKLKGAKGAELHSAGALVWAVYASQDDDGHKLACLLGVSAESVVLIERCSKRVVFNCSCRDVIGWKAVTETGMKGGPCLDIFYERGEAVSITVSESQMEDIKEVVQRLELVTRGCEAREITPLRDNTGQPGFLMSAEGFVTELQRFGYAESGGLQLGARVVRLCGHTFVHLSQDERTRLLRTAPKIHITVIPPDGNGKPRRSFSELYQKSIQDAESKSGEDHSGEAWVLDERDEEEDGSEEEGTEGEREQGEGEESDSVTQSDRREEEEGRTPGMSGLLSPPSLPLLRATSLQDNPPSQALEITPSSLTRSYSLERTLPYQDICDGHVYDNVGVKLNSHIYENPGELIDTTPDLILAVKPKVPLQEEEQVGIDVLSEERPSGSEAPLHSACMERNSRAERNSRALSIHNSITKILSETTDSSEEEWQSISDIATACKNILEALSREDRKAGDGTQAGADTVTQTDAKFKDIKDSDSPSHLEEKVSQLEAMLKRLQDDLQKEKEDKAMLQAEVQSLRQNNQRLQEESQSTVARLIKVTELLCNVNKPC, encoded by the exons ATGCAGTCAGACGACCTCTTCATCCGCAAGTTCCGCAGACAGAGCCCACGTCCCACCCCGGTTTTTGAGCCCAAGCGGGTGGAAGTGGCTGAATGGCCACCCAGGAGGGAGGGTGAGGGAGCAGAGGGTGAGAGTGTGACAACACCTAGCAGGGCAGGGCTTAATCAGCGTGCAGTTGCTCGTGGCCACATCATGCAGCGCAGCAACAGCGATGTCACACTGGGAGATCTGGACTCTGCGGCAAAGGCAGGTGCAAAAGCGGCCAGGTCGGCAAGCGAAAAGGCCGGGCAGGTGGGACAGGGCGAGTCTAATATAGTCCTCCACCGGGAATATGGGAGTCTCTCCTCATTAGAAAAACAGAGCCGACCTCCAGAGCCCTGCAGTGAGGAGCAGACCATTCTCAGTCCCAATGCTCTTCGCTTTAAAGATCCGTTCTTGCTGCTTGGACTCCAGGAGACACCGCCTGAGCCAGATGGCTTTTTCCGCTCCCTGGAATGCCCAAAACCAGCCAAACCCCCAAAACCTGATGCTCTAAACAAGAAATCAAAGCCATCACCCCTTCAGGTCACTCCCATACCATGCGATCAAACATTAGGAGGTGCATGGGTGCGCAACTTTGCCCATTATGACGTGCAGAGCATCCTGTTTGACTTGTGTGAGGCGGCCACTAGCCGAGACAGTGTCGGCCGCAAGAAGAACATCACCTCAGGGGCATCTGCTGCCTCGCAGCTCCGGCCTCTTGCCCAGCCCCCACCTGCCTCACCATCTCAGAGTTTGGGCAGTGGGACGGTAGGTACAACTAGCACAGAGGAACCAGAGCCGTGCCTACTGGACGAAGGAGACGGCAATGACAATGATTTGCTGCTCAGCTGCCCGCACTTTAGAAACGAGATGGGAGGGGAAGAGAGGGCTGGACTGGGGAGAACCCAATGTTGTAGCGGGCGATGGAGGAGTCTACAAAGCCCCAATGATGCTGTGTCTGTATTAGAGGAGCCCCGAGAAAGCCATGTGCAGCAGCAGGGAAAAAGCAACTACTTCATCGAGCACGCAGACCTGGGGGCACGGTACTACCACAAGTACTTCTACATGAAAG ACCATCAGAATTTCTTCGGCATGGATGAGCGATTGGGGCCGGTGGCCATCAGTTTCCGTCGTGAGGAGAAAGAAGGCTCCAGTGGCGCTCAGTACACGTACAGGATCATATTCAGGACCACAGAG CTCAAGACCCTTCGTGGTTCCATCCTGGAAGAGTCTGTACCATCTGCAGCGCGACACACAACCCCAAGAGGGCTTTCTCCCAAGAGACTTCTGGAGTTCATCCTCCCTGATCTCAACCTGCACTGTCTGAGGCTTGCCTCAACATCTCCCAAAGTCCGTGACACATTGCTTAAGCTGGATGAGCAAGGG ctAAATTTCCAGCGTAAGGTAGGGGTGATGTACTGCCGGGCGGAACAGAGTACAGAGGAAGACATGTATAATAATGAGAGTGCCGGGCCGGCGTTCGACGAGTTCCTGGACCtgctgggagagagagtgagactgaaGGGCTGGGAGAAATACAGAGCACAGCTCGACAACAAGA CGGATTCCACCGGGACACACTCTCTATACACACGTTATCAAGATTATGAGATCATGTTCCATGTGTCCACCATGCTCCCATACACAGCCAACAACACACAACAG TTACTGAGGAAGAGACATATAGGGAACGATATTGTGACAATAGTCTTCCAGGAGCCAGGGGCAATGCCGTTCACCCCCAAAACCATCCGCTCTCACTTCCAGCATGTGTTTATCATCGTCCAAGTGCACGAGCCCTGCACGGAAAACACCTACTATCG agttgcTGTTACTCGCTCCAAGGACATCCCTCTCTTTGGCCCACTTTTCCCCAAATTTGCTCGCTTTCCACGTTCGCAGGCTTTCCGCGACTTCCTGCTCGCCAAGGCCATAAACGCTGAAAATGCAGCTGAGAAATCAGAGAAGTTCCGCTCAATGGCCACACGTACACGTCAGGAATACCTAAAGGACTTAGCAGAGAACTACGTCACCACCACGCCTATAGATTCATCCACCAAGTTTCCCCTGCTTTCCCTGGGAGGCAAACGCAAAGACAAGCTCAAGGGTGCTAAAGGAGCAGAGCTTCACAGTGCCGGCGCTCTGGTATGGGCCGTCTACGCCAGCCAGGATGACGACGGGCACAAACTGGCCTGCCTGCTGGGCGTCTCAGCCGAATCTGTGGTGCTGATTGAGCGCTGCAGCAAGCGGGTCGTCTTTAACTGCTCATGCCGTGACGTGATTGGGTGGAAGGCAGTGACCGAGACCGGCATGAAGGGTGGGCCTTGTCTGGATATTTTCTACGAGAGGGGCGAGGCCGTCTCGATTACAGTGTCAGAGAGCCAGATGGAGGATATTAAAGAGGTGGTGCAGAGGCTTGAG CTGGTGACACGAGGTTGTGAGGCCCGGGAAATCACCCCTCTGAGGGACAACACAGGCCAGCCGGGCTTCCTGATGAGCGCAGAGGGCTTCGTGACGGAGCTGCAGCGCTTCGGTTACGCCGAGAGTGGAGGCCTACAGCTGGGTGCTCGTGTGGTGAGACTCTGCGGCCACACATTCGTCCACCTCAGCCAGGACGAGAGAACGAGGCTGCTGCGTACGGCACCCAAAATACACATCACCGTCATCCCACCCGACGGGAACGGCAAACCTCGCAg gaGCTTTTCTGAGCTCTATCAGAAGTCCATCCAAGATGCAGAAAGCAAGTCTGGCGAGGACCACTCGGGCGAGGCCTGGGTCCTAGACGAACGAGACGAAGAGGAGGATGGGAGTGAGGAGGAGGGGACAGAGGGGGAGCGGGAGCAGGGCGAAGGGGAGGAGTCCGATAGCGTGACCCAATCAGACaggagggaggaagaggagggtaGAACTCCAGGCATGAGTGGCTTGCTCTCTCCACCCAGCCTACCTCTTCTCAGAGCTACATCACTGCAGGACAATCCTCCATCCCAGGCGCTGGAAatcactccctcctctctcacaCGCAGCTACTCACTCGAGAGAACCCTGCCCTATCAGGACATCTGTGAtgg tCATGTGTATGATAACGTCGGGGTGAAGCTGAACAGTCATATCTACGAGAATCCCGGAGAGCTGATCGACACGACTCCTGACCTCATACTGGCTGTCAAACCAAAAGTTCCACTCCAGGAAGAGGAACAG GTTGGGATAGATGTGCTGAGTGAGGAGAGACCATCAGGGAGTGAGGCACCCCTTCACTCAGCATGTATGGAGAGGAACTCCAGAGCGGAGAGGAACTCCAGAGCACTGAGCATCCATAACTCCATCACCAAGA TTCTTTCAGAAACAACAGATTCGTCAGAGGAGGAATGGCAGTCTATTTCTGACATCGCCACAGCATGCAAGAATATACTAGAAGCCCTATCACGAGAAG ATCGAAAGGCTGGTGATGGCACTCAGGCAGGAGCTGACACAGTGACGCAGACAGATGCCAAGTTCAAAGATATTAAAGACAG tgactCACCCAGTCATCTGGAAGAGAAGGTGTCCCAGTTGGAGGCCATGCTGAAACGACTACAGGATGACCTCCAAAAG GAGAAAGAGGACAAAGCCATGCTGCAGGCAGAGGTGCAGAGTCTGAGACAGAACAACCAGCGGCTGCAGGAGGAGTCGCAGAGCACCGTGGCGCGTCTCATCAAAGTCACTGAGCTGCTGTGCAATGTCAACAAACCCTGCTAG
- the zmp:0000001168 gene encoding signal-induced proliferation-associated protein 1 isoform X2, with protein MQSDDLFIRKFRRQSPRPTPVFEPKRVEVAEWPPRREGEGAEGESVTTPSRAGLNQRAVARGHIMQRSNSDVTLGDLDSAAKAGAKAARSASEKAGQVGQGESNIVLHREYGSLSSLEKQSRPPEPCSEEQTILSPNALRFKDPFLLLGLQETPPEPDGFFRSLECPKPAKPPKPDALNKKSKPSPLQVTPIPCDQTLGGAWVRNFAHYDVQSILFDLCEAATSRDSVGRKKNITSGASAASQLRPLAQPPPASPSQSLGSGTVGTTSTEEPEPCLLDEGDGNDNDLLLSCPHFRNEMGGEERAGLGRTQCCSGRWRSLQSPNDAVSVLEEPRESHVQQQGKSNYFIEHADLGARYYHKYFYMKDHQNFFGMDERLGPVAISFRREEKEGSSGAQYTYRIIFRTTELKTLRGSILEESVPSAARHTTPRGLSPKRLLEFILPDLNLHCLRLASTSPKVRDTLLKLDEQGLNFQRKVGVMYCRAEQSTEEDMYNNESAGPAFDEFLDLLGERVRLKGWEKYRAQLDNKTDSTGTHSLYTRYQDYEIMFHVSTMLPYTANNTQQLLRKRHIGNDIVTIVFQEPGAMPFTPKTIRSHFQHVFIIVQVHEPCTENTYYRVAVTRSKDIPLFGPLFPKFARFPRSQAFRDFLLAKAINAENAAEKSEKFRSMATRTRQEYLKDLAENYVTTTPIDSSTKFPLLSLGGKRKDKLKGAKGAELHSAGALVWAVYASQDDDGHKLACLLGVSAESVVLIERCSKRVVFNCSCRDVIGWKAVTETGMKGGPCLDIFYERGEAVSITVSESQMEDIKEVVQRLELVTRGCEAREITPLRDNTGQPGFLMSAEGFVTELQRFGYAESGGLQLGARVVRLCGHTFVHLSQDERTRLLRTAPKIHITVIPPDGNGKPRRSFSELYQKSIQDAESKSGEDHSGEAWVLDERDEEEDGSEEEGTEGEREQGEGEESDSVTQSDRREEEEGRTPGMSGLLSPPSLPLLRATSLQDNPPSQALEITPSSLTRSYSLERTLPYQDICDGHVYDNVGVKLNSHIYENPGELIDTTPDLILAVKPKVPLQEEEQVGIDVLSEERPSGSEAPLHSACMERNSRAERNSRALSIHNSITKILSETTDSSEEEWQSISDIATACKNILEALSREDRKAGDGTQAGADTVTQTDAKFKDIKDSDSPSHLEEKVSQLEAMLKRLQDDLQKSYFTEPVRLRDDRGRAGQAKETCLVIGQGEQRR; from the exons ATGCAGTCAGACGACCTCTTCATCCGCAAGTTCCGCAGACAGAGCCCACGTCCCACCCCGGTTTTTGAGCCCAAGCGGGTGGAAGTGGCTGAATGGCCACCCAGGAGGGAGGGTGAGGGAGCAGAGGGTGAGAGTGTGACAACACCTAGCAGGGCAGGGCTTAATCAGCGTGCAGTTGCTCGTGGCCACATCATGCAGCGCAGCAACAGCGATGTCACACTGGGAGATCTGGACTCTGCGGCAAAGGCAGGTGCAAAAGCGGCCAGGTCGGCAAGCGAAAAGGCCGGGCAGGTGGGACAGGGCGAGTCTAATATAGTCCTCCACCGGGAATATGGGAGTCTCTCCTCATTAGAAAAACAGAGCCGACCTCCAGAGCCCTGCAGTGAGGAGCAGACCATTCTCAGTCCCAATGCTCTTCGCTTTAAAGATCCGTTCTTGCTGCTTGGACTCCAGGAGACACCGCCTGAGCCAGATGGCTTTTTCCGCTCCCTGGAATGCCCAAAACCAGCCAAACCCCCAAAACCTGATGCTCTAAACAAGAAATCAAAGCCATCACCCCTTCAGGTCACTCCCATACCATGCGATCAAACATTAGGAGGTGCATGGGTGCGCAACTTTGCCCATTATGACGTGCAGAGCATCCTGTTTGACTTGTGTGAGGCGGCCACTAGCCGAGACAGTGTCGGCCGCAAGAAGAACATCACCTCAGGGGCATCTGCTGCCTCGCAGCTCCGGCCTCTTGCCCAGCCCCCACCTGCCTCACCATCTCAGAGTTTGGGCAGTGGGACGGTAGGTACAACTAGCACAGAGGAACCAGAGCCGTGCCTACTGGACGAAGGAGACGGCAATGACAATGATTTGCTGCTCAGCTGCCCGCACTTTAGAAACGAGATGGGAGGGGAAGAGAGGGCTGGACTGGGGAGAACCCAATGTTGTAGCGGGCGATGGAGGAGTCTACAAAGCCCCAATGATGCTGTGTCTGTATTAGAGGAGCCCCGAGAAAGCCATGTGCAGCAGCAGGGAAAAAGCAACTACTTCATCGAGCACGCAGACCTGGGGGCACGGTACTACCACAAGTACTTCTACATGAAAG ACCATCAGAATTTCTTCGGCATGGATGAGCGATTGGGGCCGGTGGCCATCAGTTTCCGTCGTGAGGAGAAAGAAGGCTCCAGTGGCGCTCAGTACACGTACAGGATCATATTCAGGACCACAGAG CTCAAGACCCTTCGTGGTTCCATCCTGGAAGAGTCTGTACCATCTGCAGCGCGACACACAACCCCAAGAGGGCTTTCTCCCAAGAGACTTCTGGAGTTCATCCTCCCTGATCTCAACCTGCACTGTCTGAGGCTTGCCTCAACATCTCCCAAAGTCCGTGACACATTGCTTAAGCTGGATGAGCAAGGG ctAAATTTCCAGCGTAAGGTAGGGGTGATGTACTGCCGGGCGGAACAGAGTACAGAGGAAGACATGTATAATAATGAGAGTGCCGGGCCGGCGTTCGACGAGTTCCTGGACCtgctgggagagagagtgagactgaaGGGCTGGGAGAAATACAGAGCACAGCTCGACAACAAGA CGGATTCCACCGGGACACACTCTCTATACACACGTTATCAAGATTATGAGATCATGTTCCATGTGTCCACCATGCTCCCATACACAGCCAACAACACACAACAG TTACTGAGGAAGAGACATATAGGGAACGATATTGTGACAATAGTCTTCCAGGAGCCAGGGGCAATGCCGTTCACCCCCAAAACCATCCGCTCTCACTTCCAGCATGTGTTTATCATCGTCCAAGTGCACGAGCCCTGCACGGAAAACACCTACTATCG agttgcTGTTACTCGCTCCAAGGACATCCCTCTCTTTGGCCCACTTTTCCCCAAATTTGCTCGCTTTCCACGTTCGCAGGCTTTCCGCGACTTCCTGCTCGCCAAGGCCATAAACGCTGAAAATGCAGCTGAGAAATCAGAGAAGTTCCGCTCAATGGCCACACGTACACGTCAGGAATACCTAAAGGACTTAGCAGAGAACTACGTCACCACCACGCCTATAGATTCATCCACCAAGTTTCCCCTGCTTTCCCTGGGAGGCAAACGCAAAGACAAGCTCAAGGGTGCTAAAGGAGCAGAGCTTCACAGTGCCGGCGCTCTGGTATGGGCCGTCTACGCCAGCCAGGATGACGACGGGCACAAACTGGCCTGCCTGCTGGGCGTCTCAGCCGAATCTGTGGTGCTGATTGAGCGCTGCAGCAAGCGGGTCGTCTTTAACTGCTCATGCCGTGACGTGATTGGGTGGAAGGCAGTGACCGAGACCGGCATGAAGGGTGGGCCTTGTCTGGATATTTTCTACGAGAGGGGCGAGGCCGTCTCGATTACAGTGTCAGAGAGCCAGATGGAGGATATTAAAGAGGTGGTGCAGAGGCTTGAG CTGGTGACACGAGGTTGTGAGGCCCGGGAAATCACCCCTCTGAGGGACAACACAGGCCAGCCGGGCTTCCTGATGAGCGCAGAGGGCTTCGTGACGGAGCTGCAGCGCTTCGGTTACGCCGAGAGTGGAGGCCTACAGCTGGGTGCTCGTGTGGTGAGACTCTGCGGCCACACATTCGTCCACCTCAGCCAGGACGAGAGAACGAGGCTGCTGCGTACGGCACCCAAAATACACATCACCGTCATCCCACCCGACGGGAACGGCAAACCTCGCAg gaGCTTTTCTGAGCTCTATCAGAAGTCCATCCAAGATGCAGAAAGCAAGTCTGGCGAGGACCACTCGGGCGAGGCCTGGGTCCTAGACGAACGAGACGAAGAGGAGGATGGGAGTGAGGAGGAGGGGACAGAGGGGGAGCGGGAGCAGGGCGAAGGGGAGGAGTCCGATAGCGTGACCCAATCAGACaggagggaggaagaggagggtaGAACTCCAGGCATGAGTGGCTTGCTCTCTCCACCCAGCCTACCTCTTCTCAGAGCTACATCACTGCAGGACAATCCTCCATCCCAGGCGCTGGAAatcactccctcctctctcacaCGCAGCTACTCACTCGAGAGAACCCTGCCCTATCAGGACATCTGTGAtgg tCATGTGTATGATAACGTCGGGGTGAAGCTGAACAGTCATATCTACGAGAATCCCGGAGAGCTGATCGACACGACTCCTGACCTCATACTGGCTGTCAAACCAAAAGTTCCACTCCAGGAAGAGGAACAG GTTGGGATAGATGTGCTGAGTGAGGAGAGACCATCAGGGAGTGAGGCACCCCTTCACTCAGCATGTATGGAGAGGAACTCCAGAGCGGAGAGGAACTCCAGAGCACTGAGCATCCATAACTCCATCACCAAGA TTCTTTCAGAAACAACAGATTCGTCAGAGGAGGAATGGCAGTCTATTTCTGACATCGCCACAGCATGCAAGAATATACTAGAAGCCCTATCACGAGAAG ATCGAAAGGCTGGTGATGGCACTCAGGCAGGAGCTGACACAGTGACGCAGACAGATGCCAAGTTCAAAGATATTAAAGACAG tgactCACCCAGTCATCTGGAAGAGAAGGTGTCCCAGTTGGAGGCCATGCTGAAACGACTACAGGATGACCTCCAAAAG AGCTATTTCACAGAGCCAGTCAGACTGAGGGATGATAGAGGTAGGGCGGGACAAGCCAAAGAAACCTGTCTTGTCATTGGGCAGGGTGAACAGAGGAGATGA